The DNA segment GGAGAAGATGTGCTGCATCAAGGGAATTTGGTCAAGTTTTTCCTGTTCATTCTCTTGATTGATGCATATTGAATCGACCCAGAGTGTTGCAGGTGTGGTGTACCCATGACGCCGTCGTATCTGACAGAGGGCCACATAGCAATTCTCTGTGATGTCGACATGGACGCCATGACATACAATGGTTCGCGTGGTTGGGGATGGCCGCTTCCCGCCCCAGACATAGGAAAGAGCAATGAAAGACGGCCGGCTGTTTTCAAAACTGACTACCCGAAGGTCGCCATGGAGCTGAGGTGGGAAGTTTGACTCGTGGCTGGGAGGTGGCGCCTTGAGCTCCAACAAACGAATGGAACGTGTGTCTGGCGGGAGAGGAAACCGGGAGTACAGTGTATCAAGTGATTCTTTCAGGCTGGTGTTGTCTGACGAtctttgctgctgttccATTAAGTCGAGTTGAGGTCTTGGAGCAGCCACATGCATGTTGGCATCTCAGGTGATGGGTGAAGGCGTGCTCGTAAGGCTGTGCCGCTgcgggggaggttgacgcCAAGCACGGCGCAGACAAGCCACATTCCTTCCAGTCTCTCAGCCCGTCACCTCCCAATGCTTATCAgtctcctccaccgcttCTTGACGGTCTCTGGCGGTCTAGATTGTTGACCTTGGCGTGACCCCCCAGTTCCGCCCCTTGTCTTGTCGACATTGGACAAGGTGAACGGTCACGCAAGAACATCATGACGCCACGAAGCTTTCTCAGTGTATGATTGCGACTAAACGAGCTGTCTGACCACCTCCTAACTGAGATCCGTCACGAACCCTGAGTGTGAGCCCTGCGCCCGCCTGTCCCGCAAGGCATGGGTCTCTTTGTCTCTTGTCTCGAGTACTTGACGCTCCCCGTTTCTCTCTTTTAGGTCCTGAATTGGAACTGACCCAttgttcttttccttcctcgGCTCCTGGCCTCTGAGGAGGTCATTATATTACCACCAAATCCAGTCGCCGTTGTGTTCTCTCGTGCTCACCAAACAAGGGCCTATCAGGCTCATCTGGCTCGCCCCACCATGgcgacaacaacagcaacaacagcaacagcggcAACGGCCACTCCAACCGTGGTTCGAGCTCCCGCCCAAGCGGGCGTGTTCGAAggcctcaacccctccatctaCAATCCCGCCGACCCCCTCGTCCTTTTCATCATCCAGGCCACCATTGTCATTGCCCTCACCCGTGCTCTCTACTGGCCGCTGTCCAAGATCCGAGAGCCGAGAGTGATTGCAGAGGTCATCGCAGGCATTCTGCTCGGACCCTCCGTTATGGGCCGTATCCCCGGCTTCACTGATGCCATCTTTCCGCCTGCCAGCATGGCACCCTTCCGACTTGTGGCCAACATTGGCCTTGTGCTGTTCCTCTTTTTAGTTGGACTGGAAATCAACCTGTCATATTTGCTGAGCAACTGGCGAATCGCCTTTAGCGTCGCAGCTCTGGACATGACGATTCCCTTTGGACTCGGTGTGGCGGTGGCATACGGGCTGTACCACGAGTTTGCGGGTGAGCCAGGAACGGCCCCCATCTCATTTGGCATCTTTGCTCTCTTCATCGGTGTGGCGATGGCCATCACGGCGTTTCCAGTCCTATGTCGAATCTTGACGAGCTTGAAGCTGTTGAACACCACCGTCGGAGTGATTGTCCTGACCAGCGGCATCGCCAATGATGTGGTGGGCTGGGTTCTTCTTGCGTTGTGTGTCACGCTTGTGAATGCTGGAGCCGGAATAACGGCGCTGTATGTGTTTCTGGTTTCGGTTGGATACAGCTTGTTCCTGGCATATGCCGTCCGTCCGGCATTCATCTGGGTGTTGCGCAGGACGAAGAGCCTGGAGAACGGGCCGACCGAGGGTGTGGTTGCGCTGACGCTATTCATGGTGTTggcgtcctccttctttACGAGCATCATTGGCGTTCACTCTATCTTTGGGGCTTTCATGGTCGGGCTGATGTGCCCTCATGAGGGCGGGTTTGCAATCAAACTGACCGAGAAGATTGAGGATCTCACTTCTACGCTGTTTGTGCCGCTGTTCTTTGCGCTTTCGGGAATCAATACGAACATCGGCCTACTCAACACCGGGACCGTCTGGGGCTATGTGATTGCCATCATTTTCGTGGCCTTCTTCAGCAAGTTGGCTGGTGGAACTCTGGGCGCGAGGTTGAACGGGCTGGTCTGGAGAGAGTCTTTCACCATCGGCACGCTCATGTCATGCAAGGGGTTGGTCGAGCTCATTGTTTTGAACATTGGCCTGCAAGCCAAGATTCTGAGCACAAAGACCTTCACCATGTTTGTCATTATGGCTCTCGTCACCACCTTTTCCACGGCCCCGTTGGTCAGCTGGCTCTATCCACCCTGGTATCAGCAGAAGCTCGACCtgtggaagaagggcaagatAGACTGGGATGGCAATCCGATCATACCAGCGGATGGTCAAGACTCGGAGGAAAAATACCGCAAGGGGGATGTGGCCACCCGTCTGCTGGTCTATCTTCGAACAGATGGCCTGTCCTCTATTCTGGGGCTCATCTCGTTGtttacttcctcctctgccccaACACCAGCGGCCAGTGCCTCGTCAGACAACGAAAAGGCAGCCGACCCCTCCGCCGCTCACACAGATGAGCAGAGGCCACTTCGCATTCAGGGGTATCGTCTGGTGGAGCTGA comes from the Podospora pseudocomata strain CBS 415.72m chromosome 5, whole genome shotgun sequence genome and includes:
- a CDS encoding hypothetical protein (EggNog:ENOG503NV2B; COG:P); amino-acid sequence: MATTTATTATAATATPTVVRAPAQAGVFEGLNPSIYNPADPLVLFIIQATIVIALTRALYWPLSKIREPRVIAEVIAGILLGPSVMGRIPGFTDAIFPPASMAPFRLVANIGLVLFLFLVGLEINLSYLLSNWRIAFSVAALDMTIPFGLGVAVAYGLYHEFAGEPGTAPISFGIFALFIGVAMAITAFPVLCRILTSLKLLNTTVGVIVLTSGIANDVVGWVLLALCVTLVNAGAGITALYVFLVSVGYSLFLAYAVRPAFIWVLRRTKSLENGPTEGVVALTLFMVLASSFFTSIIGVHSIFGAFMVGLMCPHEGGFAIKLTEKIEDLTSTLFVPLFFALSGINTNIGLLNTGTVWGYVIAIIFVAFFSKLAGGTLGARLNGLVWRESFTIGTLMSCKGLVELIVLNIGLQAKILSTKTFTMFVIMALVTTFSTAPLVSWLYPPWYQQKLDLWKKGKIDWDGNPIIPADGQDSEEKYRKGDVATRLLVYLRTDGLSSILGLISLFTSSSAPTPAASASSDNEKAADPSAAHTDEQRPLRIQGYRLVELTDRNSSVMKVSDIEDYASHDPIVKAFGTSTANNTSRDVIVSGQIAVVPEEGFADTLATQASKTNSDLVLVPWSETGTISEIQSFYYGGNSSIKDNMLANKDFAGLVTDVYEKHRHLAAVGVYVDSSLLSTSHPRSRIGDDSQATKTGITRQLTRDATGVSLAEAQDIGAAKFHSAESKGPKVVRVLYRGGEDDLFAVRLGYQLAQTDKVVLEVVVEAAANRADSEMAAFKSVLSESLGDRVVYLDAQDTAEAIQSLLSPCRQERSSRSVLVVVGRSVSSWLASSVEAGPSSSAAAELAAVRKVLGLKAARLAAEVRKGAGDKANVSLLVVQAKTAPATTTTMTTAGEGGVPPLKRKPSTYSQESGHVGA